A single Chryseobacterium sp. DNA region contains:
- a CDS encoding glycosyltransferase has protein sequence MNPEVSVIMLTYNHAPYLKQAIEGVLAQKTNFPFELIICNDNSPDHSDAIISEYAARFPDRIRYFNHKNNIGFVENQRFAFNQAKGKYIAYCEGDDYWTDLEKLQFQHDFLETHSEYVMVTARNLLFHQDEQTMTDDGKNHMFKDQEYIDFTRDSFFVQRPTQTFTYLIRRKCMDLKWIDVYPNYRDLYYFYHVLEFGKGRSFNKVVGVYRLHSGGVFSSLEIENKYRTSIGIFKNIKRVNNDKRADQQIIKTLDELINKYYYEKEFVSPILNGKLYAAILERLSISGNIRTGAGQLLKIIKYTFTR, from the coding sequence ATGAATCCAGAAGTATCCGTCATCATGCTCACCTACAACCATGCCCCTTATTTAAAGCAGGCTATTGAAGGTGTGCTCGCCCAGAAAACGAATTTTCCGTTCGAATTGATCATTTGCAATGACAATTCACCGGACCATTCTGACGCCATTATTTCAGAATATGCAGCCCGGTTTCCTGATAGGATCCGCTATTTTAACCATAAAAATAATATCGGGTTTGTAGAAAATCAGAGATTTGCATTTAACCAGGCAAAAGGAAAATATATAGCCTATTGTGAAGGTGATGATTACTGGACAGATCTGGAAAAACTGCAGTTTCAACATGATTTTCTGGAAACCCATTCTGAATATGTGATGGTCACCGCCAGAAATTTATTATTCCATCAGGATGAACAGACCATGACGGATGATGGAAAAAATCATATGTTTAAAGATCAGGAATATATCGATTTTACCCGGGACAGTTTTTTTGTACAGCGTCCTACCCAAACGTTTACCTATCTTATCAGAAGGAAATGTATGGATCTCAAATGGATCGATGTGTATCCTAATTACAGGGATCTTTATTACTTTTATCACGTTTTGGAGTTTGGGAAAGGAAGAAGCTTTAATAAAGTGGTTGGCGTATACCGTCTCCACAGCGGAGGAGTGTTCAGCTCATTGGAAATTGAAAATAAATACCGTACTTCCATTGGTATTTTTAAAAATATCAAACGGGTAAATAATGATAAAAGAGCCGACCAGCAGATTATAAAGACGTTGGACGAACTCATCAATAAATATTATTATGAAAAAGAATTTGTCTCTCCTATCCTGAACGGAAAACTGTATGCAGCCATTCTTGAACGTCTTTCAATTTCCGGGAATATCAGGACAGGGGCCGGCCAACTCTTAAAAATTATAAAATACACATTCACCAGATAA
- the asnB gene encoding asparagine synthase (glutamine-hydrolyzing) gives MCGIAGIISNNARNYQEEIQKMTDSLIHRGPDSSHYEFYDHAALGHRRLSIIDLSENGKQPMFSNTKNECIVLNGEIYGYQDIKRQYAEYPYHGSSDTEVILAMYQRKKENLIHDLPGMFAFAIWDDQKQQLFCARDRFGEKPFYYAIGKNNEFIFASEIKAILTSGLIQPKVSSDALSHYLQYGYVSTYQSIYSNIHTLPPAHQLIWKDGKVTVSRYYSLPAKDRVISLSDAKEEFLYLLKNAVKKQLIADVEVGSFLSGGLDSSSVVALVDEFLPHQTTISFGYDHKDNELRYAKEIADKYKTNHIEVHEKKEDLVTSLLKITPFFDEPFADASFIPHYEICKAARKNLTVVLSGDVGDELFGGYHFYTVENKMKQHFSYKNIVAQFGLKLYQKVRTTSFITQKNIQYSSIMDFHLNAVRNDFNTTERERLGVSSNYMQTYSFTPDTNSLNDIMRVDLENYVPANMMVKSDRMAMANSLEVRTPFLDLDFAEFCIQLPDQLKLDTANDKIILREAMGSYWTETIRKRHKQGFGLGVKNWFAEENLMNFSNDLLKNPNHKVFNFIDFKATQSFLNKDVKHWNLLQLALWADHNNSIL, from the coding sequence ATGTGTGGAATAGCGGGAATTATAAGCAATAATGCCAGAAATTATCAGGAAGAAATCCAAAAGATGACAGACTCCCTGATTCATCGTGGACCAGACTCTTCGCATTATGAATTCTATGATCATGCGGCGTTAGGCCACCGAAGACTTTCCATTATCGATTTATCCGAAAATGGCAAACAGCCTATGTTCTCCAATACTAAAAATGAATGCATCGTTTTGAACGGAGAAATCTATGGATATCAGGATATCAAAAGGCAATATGCAGAATACCCTTATCATGGCAGCTCCGATACAGAAGTCATTCTCGCCATGTACCAGAGAAAAAAGGAAAACCTGATCCATGATCTTCCGGGAATGTTCGCCTTTGCGATCTGGGATGATCAGAAGCAACAGCTGTTCTGTGCCAGGGACCGTTTCGGTGAAAAACCATTTTATTATGCTATTGGAAAGAATAATGAATTTATTTTTGCATCGGAAATCAAGGCCATTCTTACATCCGGCCTCATTCAGCCCAAAGTAAGCTCAGATGCCCTCTCCCACTATCTTCAATATGGATATGTAAGTACTTACCAGAGTATTTACAGCAATATACATACCCTGCCACCAGCCCATCAGCTGATCTGGAAAGATGGCAAAGTTACCGTATCAAGATACTACAGCCTTCCGGCGAAGGACAGGGTGATCAGTTTATCTGATGCTAAGGAAGAGTTTTTATACCTTCTTAAAAATGCTGTTAAAAAACAGCTTATTGCGGATGTGGAAGTAGGAAGTTTTCTAAGTGGCGGATTGGATTCTTCCTCCGTTGTTGCTTTGGTAGACGAATTTTTACCTCATCAGACCACGATCAGTTTTGGATATGACCACAAGGATAATGAGCTCAGATATGCTAAAGAAATTGCTGACAAGTATAAAACCAACCATATAGAAGTTCATGAAAAAAAAGAAGATCTTGTCACCTCTCTTTTGAAAATTACTCCTTTTTTTGATGAACCGTTTGCTGATGCATCATTCATTCCGCATTATGAAATCTGTAAAGCTGCCCGGAAAAACCTTACCGTGGTATTATCCGGCGATGTAGGAGATGAACTGTTTGGCGGCTATCATTTTTATACCGTTGAAAACAAAATGAAGCAACATTTCAGCTATAAAAATATTGTGGCACAGTTCGGATTAAAATTATATCAGAAAGTAAGAACGACTTCTTTTATCACTCAAAAAAACATTCAGTATTCTTCCATTATGGATTTCCACCTGAATGCGGTAAGAAATGATTTTAATACAACAGAGCGTGAGCGTCTCGGTGTTTCTTCCAATTATATGCAAACATATAGTTTCACTCCTGACACAAATTCACTCAATGACATTATGAGAGTAGATCTTGAAAACTACGTTCCTGCGAATATGATGGTAAAATCCGATAGAATGGCTATGGCTAATTCTCTCGAAGTAAGAACTCCGTTCCTAGATCTTGATTTTGCCGAATTTTGTATCCAGCTGCCGGATCAGTTAAAATTAGATACTGCCAATGACAAAATTATTCTTCGTGAAGCAATGGGATCTTATTGGACGGAAACCATCAGAAAACGTCATAAACAAGGATTTGGCTTGGGTGTAAAAAACTGGTTTGCAGAAGAAAATCTTATGAATTTTTCCAATGACCTGTTGAAGAATCCTAACCATAAGGTTTTTAATTTTATTGATTTTAAAGCCACCCAAAGCTTTCTGAATAAAGACGTAAAACACTGGAATTTATTACAGCTTGCCCTTTGGGCAGATCATAACAATTCTATACTATAA
- a CDS encoding glycosyltransferase family 2 protein translates to MADLHVIIVTYNAMKWAERCFTSLRHSSTPLKCIVVDNGSTDGTQEYVKNHFPEVDFIQSPENLGFGRANNIGIEKAYQEGAGFFYLMNQDAWIYPDSFRHLLEVYHTHPDNSQIGILSPMHLDGSEKNLDLFFERYLARNTPMNRIFSHIFNATLQDYYEIDFVNAAHWLLPRKTIDEIGGFNPYFFHYSEDYEYVQRIAYYNKKILVSTKSRVVHDGKQTFNKTNHINAQRVQREQRYLDPALHFDKKVLNRDFIPKIIKQTLKLQFSDASATFREYLYQKSRFDEIINLRAALKNKGAAFLHVTRENVI, encoded by the coding sequence ATGGCTGACCTCCATGTGATTATTGTTACTTATAATGCGATGAAATGGGCTGAAAGATGCTTTACCAGCTTAAGGCATTCTTCCACTCCCCTAAAATGTATTGTAGTGGACAATGGCTCTACAGACGGCACCCAGGAATACGTGAAAAATCACTTTCCTGAGGTAGATTTTATACAGTCGCCCGAAAATCTGGGTTTTGGAAGAGCCAATAACATAGGAATAGAAAAAGCGTATCAGGAAGGTGCCGGTTTTTTTTATCTGATGAACCAGGATGCATGGATCTATCCGGATAGTTTCCGCCACCTTCTGGAGGTATACCATACCCATCCGGACAACAGCCAGATCGGCATTCTCAGTCCTATGCATCTGGATGGAAGCGAAAAGAACCTCGACCTCTTTTTCGAACGGTATCTGGCCAGAAATACTCCTATGAACAGAATATTTTCACATATTTTTAATGCCACCCTGCAGGACTATTACGAAATAGACTTTGTGAATGCTGCCCATTGGCTTTTACCCAGAAAGACCATTGATGAAATTGGCGGGTTTAATCCTTATTTCTTTCATTATTCCGAAGACTATGAATATGTTCAGAGAATAGCCTATTACAATAAAAAAATATTGGTCTCTACTAAAAGTCGTGTCGTACATGATGGCAAACAAACTTTTAATAAAACAAACCATATCAATGCCCAGAGGGTACAGCGGGAACAGCGGTATCTGGATCCTGCTCTCCACTTTGACAAAAAAGTACTGAACAGGGATTTTATCCCAAAAATCATAAAACAAACCCTCAAACTACAGTTCTCAGATGCTTCGGCCACCTTTAGGGAATACCTATATCAGAAAAGCAGGTTTGACGAAATCATCAACCTCAGAGCCGCCCTTAAAAATAAAGGAGCTGCCTTTCTCCATGTAACCCGGGAAAATGTAATTTAG
- a CDS encoding glycosyltransferase family 2 protein codes for MPNVHIIIVTYNAMKWAERCFTSLQQSSVPLACIVIDNGSTDGTQDYIKTHFPEVDFIQSETNLGFGKANNIGIEKAYRKGADFFYLMNQDAWLYQDSIQKMLDIHTSHPNQDEIGIISPMHIDGTEKYLDIFLDQYIARNYEKTRMISDLYFQTLKPFYEVSFVNAAHWLLPRKTIETIGGFNPYFFHYGEDDEYVNRIHFHQKKVLLVPGSKVVHDGVQSLHKIDYTKYENVRVEINILNPNAANALQQEIKALRQSMIKNLMTGNIGKYKQLLQKYKKISGDGKKLSSLRNQLIQIGPTFLNLS; via the coding sequence ATGCCTAACGTCCATATTATTATTGTTACTTACAATGCCATGAAATGGGCAGAACGATGTTTTACAAGCTTACAGCAGTCATCAGTTCCCTTAGCATGTATTGTCATTGATAATGGCTCTACAGACGGAACACAGGACTACATTAAAACCCATTTTCCGGAGGTGGATTTCATTCAATCTGAAACCAATCTGGGTTTTGGAAAGGCCAATAATATAGGGATTGAAAAAGCATATCGAAAGGGAGCCGATTTCTTTTATCTGATGAATCAGGATGCATGGCTTTACCAGGACAGCATACAAAAAATGCTTGACATCCACACCAGTCATCCTAATCAGGATGAAATTGGAATCATAAGCCCCATGCATATCGATGGCACAGAAAAATACCTTGATATTTTCCTGGATCAGTATATCGCCAGGAATTATGAGAAAACAAGAATGATTTCAGATCTGTATTTTCAGACCCTGAAACCTTTCTATGAAGTTAGTTTTGTAAATGCAGCCCATTGGCTTCTCCCGAGAAAGACGATAGAAACAATAGGAGGATTCAATCCTTATTTCTTCCACTATGGAGAAGATGATGAATATGTGAACCGTATTCATTTTCACCAAAAGAAAGTCCTGCTTGTTCCCGGCAGTAAAGTGGTACACGACGGCGTCCAGTCATTGCATAAAATAGATTATACAAAATATGAAAATGTACGGGTAGAGATCAATATCCTGAATCCTAATGCAGCCAATGCCCTACAGCAGGAAATAAAAGCCCTTAGACAGAGTATGATCAAAAACCTGATGACAGGTAATATCGGCAAGTATAAACAGCTGTTGCAGAAGTATAAAAAAATCTCCGGTGATGGAAAAAAACTAAGCAGTTTACGAAATCAACTGATTCAGATAGGCCCTACTTTTCTTAATCTGTCGTAA